One window from the genome of Mucilaginibacter ginsenosidivorans encodes:
- a CDS encoding DUF1015 family protein yields MASIKPFRALRPNPLYATSLIQTSPQVQSVAGDSHYADGLPVLKIALEIGARHRPETTEGQAKAYEDIRHTLNELIKQGLLQSGDKPAMYVYEVTHKTYRQTAIWALTGLEDYTNGTIKTHELTFADSVRRIKNYRKNTRLEGSPILMTYTPSVTVNRIIAETMAAGHNKISISNHEAAHVLWRIEDEATLKELVAAFARVKTVYLADGHHRLESAYRLAHEQRENREPVFNTISALYMATDQLRIQEFDRVVFPDPAPGKEDLLNRIRERFELTRADAPVQPRDFNRIGMYAFGEWFELTPRNIPIGNFASRLDASILQEQLLAPVFGIVDPVNDKRLKCIGGAGALSEIRGLINGCPDAVAFTLCPLSIDQLIHVADAGEILPPKSTWIDPKVPYGLLLYQH; encoded by the coding sequence ATGGCATCAATCAAACCCTTTAGGGCCCTACGGCCCAACCCCCTGTACGCAACCAGCTTGATACAAACATCCCCGCAGGTACAATCTGTAGCCGGCGACTCGCATTATGCTGACGGTTTGCCGGTGCTGAAAATAGCCCTGGAAATAGGGGCTCGTCACCGTCCTGAAACGACGGAGGGGCAGGCGAAAGCATACGAAGACATCAGGCATACGCTGAATGAACTTATAAAACAAGGGTTGCTGCAGTCGGGTGACAAGCCGGCAATGTATGTATACGAAGTGACGCATAAAACTTACCGTCAAACTGCGATATGGGCTTTAACGGGTTTGGAGGATTATACGAACGGCACCATCAAAACCCATGAACTTACTTTTGCCGATAGCGTGCGACGCATAAAGAACTACCGGAAAAACACACGCCTTGAAGGCAGCCCCATCCTGATGACCTATACACCGAGTGTCACAGTCAACCGTATTATTGCAGAAACGATGGCCGCCGGACATAACAAAATATCTATAAGTAATCATGAAGCCGCACATGTGTTATGGCGAATTGAGGACGAGGCCACTTTAAAGGAATTGGTAGCAGCCTTCGCGCGGGTTAAAACAGTTTACCTTGCCGACGGGCACCACAGGCTTGAATCGGCTTACCGGCTTGCCCACGAGCAGCGGGAAAATCGCGAACCTGTATTTAATACGATATCGGCGCTTTATATGGCCACCGATCAATTACGTATCCAGGAGTTTGACAGGGTGGTTTTCCCTGATCCGGCTCCCGGGAAAGAAGATCTTTTGAACAGGATACGCGAACGTTTTGAACTAACCCGGGCAGATGCGCCGGTACAACCGCGGGATTTTAACAGGATAGGTATGTACGCCTTTGGCGAATGGTTCGAATTGACACCCCGAAACATTCCAATTGGTAATTTTGCATCGCGCCTTGATGCGTCAATATTGCAGGAGCAACTACTGGCGCCGGTATTCGGAATTGTTGACCCAGTGAATGATAAACGGCTCAAATGTATAGGCGGCGCAGGTGCATTGAGCGAAATAAGAGGTTTGATAAATGGCTGCCCAGATGCTGTCGCTTTTACCCTTTGCCCTTTAAGTATCGATCAGTTGATCCATGTGGCGGATGCCGGCGAAATTTTGCCGCCAAAATCGACATGGATAGATCCAAAAGTGCCGTATGGACTTTTGTTGTATCAACATTGA
- a CDS encoding patatin-like phospholipase domain-containing protein, with the protein MATDTTTRQDTFYVGLCMAGAVSAGAYTAGVMDYLIEALTEWERRRGQPGVPAHKVQIPVMGGASAGGMTSVMGASAMNNPLTPIDVPAADLLAEHPENKLYHSWVDLTGVDMFSTMLDTSDIKPGAVLSALNSSFIDPIAKRVVDADPAKWQPLPAFITPGLKVFTTLSNLQGFDYNIPFKSVNSTGKSKYIMAIHNDYACFQLTEGNIDGPNGGWIPLNLKNKTNTDIAAAAAMATGAFPVGLQSRIVTRDAQYVNNNQWLKGYLKQNPLTEGKYQTLNVDGGLINNEPFDKVRDVLSDVTGQDNPDDYNNFNKFQSTVLMIQPFPTSAPPIIALSTALPNVISNTLATMLKQMRAKPINLENALDDDCAGQYLITPARIVKGPDGNETELAGDLAIACGALGGFGGFINKEFRVHDYFLGRYNCKIFLRDYFTIPAENLDKNPIFAAGYANTNKDDFKSTKDNSYQIIPIFADATNYTFPDFKFSSGTNWPTLKESDIDKYRSAIKGRIQAALLNITEFNWLTRGLLWIGAKIVINGKLSDKIIGTIKSEFQKWKLLP; encoded by the coding sequence ATGGCAACGGATACGACAACCAGGCAAGACACATTTTATGTTGGCCTTTGTATGGCAGGCGCGGTATCGGCGGGCGCTTACACGGCCGGGGTAATGGATTACCTGATAGAGGCGCTCACCGAATGGGAAAGACGCCGGGGACAGCCCGGTGTTCCTGCACACAAGGTACAGATACCCGTAATGGGAGGGGCCTCTGCAGGTGGTATGACCAGTGTAATGGGTGCCTCAGCAATGAACAACCCGCTTACGCCTATCGACGTACCGGCAGCCGACCTGCTGGCAGAGCATCCCGAAAATAAACTTTATCATTCATGGGTCGATCTTACGGGGGTGGATATGTTTTCGACCATGCTTGATACTTCGGACATTAAGCCTGGCGCGGTGCTGTCTGCGCTTAACTCAAGTTTTATAGATCCTATAGCTAAACGCGTGGTTGACGCTGACCCTGCAAAATGGCAGCCTTTGCCCGCTTTCATCACACCGGGATTAAAGGTGTTTACTACCCTGAGCAACCTGCAGGGCTTTGATTATAATATCCCATTCAAATCGGTCAATAGCACCGGTAAAAGCAAGTATATTATGGCTATCCATAATGATTATGCTTGTTTCCAACTGACCGAGGGCAATATTGACGGCCCCAATGGCGGCTGGATACCACTTAACCTGAAAAATAAAACCAATACCGATATAGCGGCCGCCGCAGCTATGGCTACCGGTGCATTCCCCGTTGGGCTGCAATCGAGGATAGTTACCCGCGATGCGCAGTATGTGAATAATAACCAATGGCTTAAGGGTTATCTTAAACAAAATCCCCTGACCGAAGGCAAGTACCAGACTTTGAACGTAGACGGCGGCCTTATCAATAACGAACCATTTGACAAAGTGCGCGATGTATTAAGCGATGTGACCGGGCAGGACAACCCGGATGATTATAATAATTTCAATAAATTTCAGTCGACGGTGCTGATGATCCAGCCATTCCCTACATCGGCGCCACCGATCATCGCCCTTTCAACCGCTTTGCCCAATGTTATCAGTAATACGCTGGCAACCATGCTTAAGCAAATGCGGGCGAAACCGATAAACCTTGAAAATGCCCTTGACGACGACTGCGCGGGGCAATACCTGATAACACCGGCCAGGATAGTAAAAGGGCCGGATGGAAATGAGACTGAGTTAGCCGGCGACCTTGCCATTGCCTGCGGGGCACTCGGCGGCTTTGGTGGCTTTATTAATAAAGAGTTTAGGGTGCATGATTACTTCCTTGGACGATACAACTGCAAGATATTCCTTCGTGATTACTTTACTATCCCGGCCGAAAACCTGGATAAGAATCCGATATTTGCCGCCGGGTATGCAAACACCAATAAAGACGATTTTAAGTCGACAAAGGATAACAGCTACCAGATCATCCCGATTTTTGCAGATGCAACAAATTATACTTTCCCCGATTTTAAATTCAGTTCAGGAACTAACTGGCCCACTTTAAAAGAAAGCGATATTGATAAGTATCGTTCAGCCATCAAAGGGCGGATACAGGCAGCTTTACTCAATATAACCGAGTTTAACTGGCTCACCAGGGGGTTGCTTTGGATAGGTGCGAAAATTGTTATCAATGGTAAATTATCGGATAAGATCATAGGGACGATAAAAAGCGAATTCCAGAAATGGAAATTGCTGCCTTAG
- a CDS encoding metallophosphoesterase: MRNLNNQFLPAIAFVLCSFLLWACKNCGCGAEKCLIVSDIHLQLDNDSTGYGKDPSLGLIQAVVKKMHDVLPEPKFIVIAGDFVGHEVQDGQKAAIIDKVAQIFHATFDKKIPIIPVFGNNDSDAGDYVKQSPAFLSAFARSWNLNGIGVDTGEFVKAGGYYATSIKGDNFPNLNFIALNSTLVSDNSHRYKGKDSLVTYKDGASMLQWLNSTLSKDSTKKSWIIYHMPPGDDTYKIVANQSKPADKRRTDTLMWSAGYTTTFDSIMAVNSSHIAFGIAGHTHRNSFLVFSNVAGAPVAYARVVSSVSPNYGNNPSFEVADFDARTCQVTGEKTYSLNIANVKTSKDIASATWTDRYSINNVGGLKLVNSTALYDFAKKNTSDTSMLDSKFIYFYNSGARSSDPNNLTLNNYPIYFQNSLFHAK; this comes from the coding sequence ATGAGAAACCTTAACAACCAATTCCTGCCAGCTATTGCATTTGTTCTTTGTTCATTTTTGCTATGGGCGTGTAAGAACTGTGGCTGCGGAGCCGAAAAATGCCTTATTGTATCGGATATTCACCTGCAGCTTGATAACGACTCTACCGGCTATGGCAAAGACCCGAGCCTTGGATTGATACAGGCCGTGGTAAAAAAGATGCATGACGTATTGCCCGAACCCAAATTTATCGTCATCGCAGGCGACTTTGTCGGGCACGAGGTGCAGGACGGGCAGAAGGCTGCGATAATTGACAAAGTTGCACAGATATTTCATGCAACATTTGATAAGAAAATACCCATTATCCCGGTGTTCGGCAACAACGACAGCGATGCCGGCGATTATGTAAAACAATCGCCAGCCTTTTTAAGCGCATTTGCCCGGTCGTGGAATTTAAACGGTATTGGTGTTGATACCGGTGAATTTGTAAAAGCAGGCGGTTATTATGCCACGTCTATCAAAGGCGACAACTTCCCTAACCTGAATTTTATCGCGCTGAACAGTACGCTGGTTAGTGATAATTCCCATCGTTATAAAGGCAAGGACTCGCTGGTTACCTACAAAGACGGGGCTTCCATGCTTCAATGGCTAAATAGTACCCTGTCAAAAGATTCGACCAAAAAATCATGGATCATATATCATATGCCCCCGGGTGATGATACTTATAAGATCGTAGCTAATCAATCAAAACCGGCTGATAAACGGCGGACAGATACCCTGATGTGGAGCGCAGGGTACACAACCACGTTTGACAGCATTATGGCCGTTAATAGCAGCCATATCGCATTTGGTATAGCGGGGCACACACATCGCAACAGTTTCCTGGTTTTTAGCAATGTCGCAGGTGCTCCCGTTGCGTACGCACGCGTTGTGTCGTCTGTAAGTCCGAATTACGGTAATAATCCATCGTTTGAAGTGGCAGATTTCGATGCAAGAACATGCCAGGTTACCGGCGAGAAAACCTATTCGTTAAATATCGCGAACGTAAAGACGTCGAAAGATATTGCCTCGGCTACCTGGACCGATAGATACAGTATTAATAATGTGGGCGGACTGAAACTTGTGAACAGCACTGCGCTGTACGATTTCGCGAAAAAGAACACCAGCGATACCTCTATGCTCGATTCTAAGTTTATTTACTTTTACAACTCCGGTGCACGCAGCAGCGATCCAAATAATCTGACTTTAAACAACTACCCGATCTATTTCCAAAACAGTTTATTCCATGCGAAATAG
- a CDS encoding S24 family peptidase — protein sequence MEEQSKSNKVKRVRPETLEFIILYNQLKGRAFKGNAELAEALGFNSPASITEIIKSRQNIDPDKLQIFKDKYKEFISVKKTPVVNQTISTFEGIPMYEVVATASGVEVYKDINDTTPIGHMNFPGIEDCDFALPVWGHSMYPYLENGCWVALKVIHDRKILPGEVYYIEWGDYRMYKRLLAGDKEDEVIAHSDNVTEMIGNRLKYAPFVIKLEEIKKLCLVKDIHKKHNH from the coding sequence ATGGAAGAGCAATCCAAATCAAACAAAGTGAAAAGGGTGCGGCCTGAAACCCTGGAATTTATAATCCTTTATAATCAGCTAAAGGGAAGGGCTTTTAAAGGCAATGCCGAACTTGCAGAAGCGTTGGGCTTTAATTCGCCGGCATCTATTACAGAGATCATAAAGAGCCGTCAGAATATTGATCCGGATAAGTTACAGATATTTAAAGATAAGTATAAAGAATTTATTTCTGTTAAAAAGACTCCTGTAGTAAACCAAACGATAAGTACTTTTGAGGGCATACCTATGTATGAAGTTGTGGCAACGGCATCGGGGGTGGAAGTTTACAAGGATATTAACGATACGACGCCCATCGGCCATATGAATTTTCCCGGTATCGAAGATTGTGATTTTGCCTTGCCTGTATGGGGCCATAGTATGTACCCTTACCTGGAGAATGGCTGCTGGGTAGCATTGAAAGTGATACATGACAGAAAGATATTACCCGGCGAGGTTTATTATATAGAATGGGGCGACTACCGCATGTATAAACGATTGCTTGCCGGCGATAAGGAAGATGAAGTGATAGCCCATAGCGATAATGTTACCGAAATGATAGGCAACCGGCTTAAATATGCGCCTTTTGTAATTAAACTGGAAGAGATAAAGAAACTATGCCTGGTGAAGGACATACATAAGAAGCATAATCATTAA
- a CDS encoding VOC family protein produces the protein MRINLKINSLQHIGIPVTDMKVSVAFYKRLGFADVMTAGFDFNGHRGKAVMMRLKDITIELYQLPETELPEIRSRKNGHIDHIAFDVDDIEQTYAVLKNAGFDIREPAPVFLAFWKKGCRYFNILGPDGERLEFNQVL, from the coding sequence TTGAGAATCAATTTAAAGATAAATAGCCTGCAGCATATTGGCATACCGGTTACCGATATGAAAGTGTCGGTTGCGTTTTATAAACGGCTTGGTTTTGCGGACGTAATGACGGCCGGATTCGATTTTAACGGACACAGGGGCAAAGCTGTAATGATGCGGCTGAAGGATATTACCATTGAGCTGTATCAGTTGCCCGAAACAGAATTGCCCGAAATACGCAGCCGGAAAAACGGTCATATCGATCATATTGCTTTCGACGTGGATGATATTGAACAAACCTACGCTGTACTAAAAAACGCAGGGTTCGACATTCGCGAGCCCGCGCCGGTGTTCCTGGCATTCTGGAAAAAAGGCTGCCGTTATTTTAATATCCTGGGTCCGGACGGGGAACGGCTGGAGTTTAACCAGGTGTTGTAA
- a CDS encoding adaptor complexes medium subunit family protein has translation MAANTDLLQQYHINGEFVRGIKRKYIVFATSIWVLLFIIDQIAPGSWQSDGKNVSPTLNLWLNVAQFTILSVITVVIIYFTAGSKYEGYMITLNDRVIGKTNKNNQNKIIELSQIAYVVKTSRGSLFVYDSKKNILVIPYAIDGYDELKKVIAESSPIWIDGPYSIYQKYSLATVFLFVAMLLTMLALTNKILESIVALFIISGVALVFKSGYDKIKRHQVVANKRLLIAPTVFILIILIALIKKLMEK, from the coding sequence ATGGCAGCTAATACAGACTTACTTCAGCAATACCATATAAATGGTGAATTTGTGCGAGGCATTAAACGCAAATACATCGTATTCGCAACATCAATTTGGGTATTGCTATTTATAATAGATCAAATCGCACCAGGTAGTTGGCAAAGTGATGGTAAAAATGTATCCCCAACTCTGAACCTTTGGCTAAATGTCGCTCAGTTTACTATCCTTTCCGTAATAACAGTTGTCATTATCTATTTTACCGCAGGCTCGAAATATGAAGGTTATATGATTACATTGAACGACAGAGTTATTGGAAAAACCAATAAGAATAACCAAAACAAAATAATAGAGCTTTCCCAAATAGCGTATGTAGTTAAGACCTCCAGGGGAAGCCTTTTCGTTTATGACTCAAAAAAGAATATTTTAGTGATACCCTATGCCATTGATGGATATGATGAACTAAAAAAGGTAATTGCAGAAAGCTCGCCGATTTGGATTGATGGGCCGTATTCTATTTATCAAAAATATAGTCTTGCAACGGTCTTTTTGTTTGTTGCCATGCTGTTAACTATGCTTGCCTTGACAAACAAGATACTTGAAAGCATTGTCGCCCTTTTTATTATTAGCGGAGTGGCCTTGGTGTTCAAGTCAGGATATGACAAAATAAAGCGCCATCAAGTTGTGGCTAATAAACGGTTATTGATAGCTCCAACTGTTTTTATTCTTATTATCCTAATTGCCTTGATTAAAAAATTGATGGAAAAGTGA
- a CDS encoding GNAT family N-acetyltransferase, whose amino-acid sequence MNIRPATLKDIPGIMKLIAEVVPIMNAAGNFQWDSTYPNAAVFEKDIRLNRLWVADAEGDIAGVSAITTEQEPEYAEVGWDINETSIVTHRLAVSTRYQGQGIAGLLMQQAEEEAIRHGIKILRVDTNTANAATQRLFPKMGYVFAGEIGLGFRLGLRFFCYEKRLDTK is encoded by the coding sequence ATGAACATTCGCCCGGCCACTTTAAAAGACATTCCCGGTATAATGAAATTGATTGCCGAAGTGGTGCCCATTATGAATGCTGCCGGCAACTTTCAATGGGACAGTACCTACCCTAATGCCGCTGTATTTGAAAAAGATATCCGGTTGAACCGGCTTTGGGTTGCCGATGCCGAAGGCGACATAGCCGGTGTATCCGCCATTACAACCGAACAGGAGCCTGAATATGCTGAGGTGGGCTGGGACATAAATGAGACGTCCATCGTAACGCATCGCCTTGCCGTAAGCACCCGCTACCAGGGACAGGGCATAGCCGGACTGTTAATGCAGCAGGCAGAAGAGGAAGCTATCAGGCACGGCATCAAAATCCTTCGGGTGGATACCAATACAGCCAACGCTGCCACCCAACGCCTTTTCCCAAAGATGGGTTATGTTTTTGCAGGCGAGATAGGGTTGGGTTTCAGGCTGGGCTTGAGGTTTTTCTGCTATGAAAAGAGGCTGGATACGAAATAA
- a CDS encoding DUF5995 family protein, protein MEFKQTGPAKTIDDVITALDHIIAESISSKSRLGYFAALYLKVTKAVKEGIESGQFSDGKQLGELDVMFANRYLEAYSQWKNKQPTSKSWAIAFEEAESSQVLILQHLLLGMNAHINFDLGIAAADVCGDRPIAVLKSDFDAINLVIGSLTNQVLNELGQVSPLLSLLGLHASNSNFALIQFSIDNARDGAWCFAEDLSQKKGPDRDEFIARRDTTIRRLGESLAHTKGFARFTVWVIHLFETGNVRKAIGILNDYRKKKIVINSQD, encoded by the coding sequence ATGGAGTTTAAACAGACCGGCCCTGCAAAAACTATCGACGATGTAATAACGGCACTTGATCATATCATTGCTGAAAGTATCAGCAGCAAAAGCCGCCTGGGCTATTTTGCCGCCTTGTACCTGAAGGTTACCAAAGCGGTAAAGGAAGGTATTGAATCGGGCCAGTTTAGCGACGGAAAGCAATTGGGCGAACTGGATGTGATGTTCGCTAACCGCTACCTGGAGGCTTACAGCCAATGGAAAAATAAACAGCCGACGTCAAAATCGTGGGCCATTGCATTTGAGGAAGCCGAAAGTTCGCAGGTGCTCATCTTGCAGCACTTGCTGCTGGGGATGAATGCGCATATCAACTTCGATCTCGGCATAGCAGCCGCCGATGTTTGCGGCGACAGGCCGATAGCTGTTTTAAAATCGGATTTTGATGCCATTAACCTGGTTATAGGGTCGCTAACCAACCAGGTACTCAACGAGCTGGGACAAGTATCACCATTGCTGTCGCTACTGGGCCTGCACGCGTCCAACAGCAATTTCGCGCTCATTCAATTCAGTATCGATAATGCCAGGGACGGTGCGTGGTGTTTTGCCGAAGATCTTTCGCAGAAAAAAGGCCCTGACCGGGACGAATTTATTGCCCGGCGCGATACGACCATCCGGAGGTTAGGCGAAAGCCTGGCGCACACAAAAGGTTTTGCTCGTTTTACTGTTTGGGTTATTCATCTTTTCGAGACGGGTAATGTAAGAAAGGCAATAGGGATATTGAATGATTACCGGAAAAAGAAAATAGTTATAAACTCACAGGACTAA
- a CDS encoding 3-keto-disaccharide hydrolase, with protein MKKLLIVPAMLVACSSLLAQTNNELTAKEKKQGWHLLFDGKTTTGWHTFHKPTAGPGWAVSDGVLQLDPSVKDDRGDIVTDGEYENFELSIDWNISEEGNSGIIFLVNEDKQYDATYLTGPEYQLLDDKKAEDNKQQNHLAGSLYDIIAPSKEVENPAGEWNHTVIRMKNGELTFWLNGTQTVKTDLWDANWPELVAKSKFKNWKGFAAFHKGHIALQDHGHHISFRNIKIRQL; from the coding sequence ATGAAAAAACTACTTATCGTTCCTGCAATGCTTGTTGCATGCAGCAGCCTGCTTGCGCAAACCAACAATGAGCTAACCGCCAAAGAAAAGAAGCAGGGATGGCACTTGCTGTTTGACGGGAAAACCACCACGGGCTGGCACACTTTCCATAAACCAACGGCGGGGCCGGGATGGGCCGTGAGCGATGGCGTGTTGCAACTTGATCCGTCGGTTAAAGACGACAGGGGCGATATTGTTACCGACGGCGAGTATGAGAATTTTGAACTTTCGATAGATTGGAATATATCCGAAGAAGGCAACAGCGGAATAATCTTTTTGGTGAATGAAGACAAGCAATACGACGCCACTTACCTGACCGGCCCGGAATATCAGTTGCTTGACGATAAAAAAGCTGAAGACAACAAACAGCAAAATCACCTGGCGGGCTCACTTTATGACATTATAGCACCATCAAAAGAAGTTGAGAACCCGGCTGGCGAATGGAACCACACCGTGATCCGCATGAAAAACGGCGAACTGACCTTTTGGTTAAATGGTACGCAAACGGTAAAAACAGACCTTTGGGATGCTAACTGGCCCGAATTGGTCGCCAAAAGCAAATTCAAGAACTGGAAAGGCTTTGCTGCTTTTCATAAAGGTCATATCGCTTTGCAAGATCACGGGCATCATATTTCGTTCCGCAATATTAAAATACGCCAGTTATAA
- a CDS encoding helix-turn-helix domain-containing protein, which produces MTDDAIVKRLKIIVKDHGGQLALANAIGVDQGFISKVINRKQEVSYYLIRKLCFQLKYSPEWLIIGTGEKKLDKPDSAKLITEIQMLRTEVDILQARMRVYEIEMKELRTSLEGEGRKAV; this is translated from the coding sequence ATGACCGACGACGCAATAGTAAAAAGGTTAAAGATCATCGTAAAGGATCATGGTGGACAGCTTGCGCTGGCGAATGCTATTGGCGTCGACCAGGGGTTTATCAGTAAAGTGATCAACCGAAAGCAGGAGGTAAGCTATTACCTTATCCGTAAACTGTGTTTCCAACTCAAGTATTCGCCTGAATGGCTGATTATTGGCACCGGTGAAAAAAAGCTCGACAAGCCCGATTCGGCCAAGCTCATCACCGAGATCCAAATGCTCCGTACCGAGGTGGATATACTACAGGCACGCATGCGCGTTTATGAAATAGAAATGAAAGAACTGCGCACAAGCCTGGAAGGTGAGGGGCGCAAAGCTGTTTGA
- a CDS encoding Lrp/AsnC family transcriptional regulator → MITETEFTLDKVDLHILRLMQENARISNADLARELGMAPSGVLERVKKLEQKGVILQYTAHINPNALQQKLLAFIFMKAADGPGCNDTAKMLAGIPEVQEVHHIAGEDCYLVKVRTYDSSTLMSLMRGKFSKIPNLLSTRTTIVLETVKEQQQLVIPEE, encoded by the coding sequence ATGATAACAGAAACGGAATTTACGCTTGACAAAGTTGACCTGCACATTCTGCGATTGATGCAGGAAAACGCCCGTATCAGCAATGCCGACCTGGCCCGGGAACTGGGCATGGCGCCATCCGGCGTGTTGGAACGTGTAAAGAAATTGGAGCAAAAGGGCGTTATACTGCAATATACGGCTCACATTAACCCGAATGCACTGCAACAAAAACTGCTGGCTTTTATTTTTATGAAAGCCGCCGATGGGCCGGGCTGCAATGATACGGCTAAGATGCTGGCCGGGATACCCGAAGTGCAGGAAGTACATCACATAGCCGGCGAAGATTGTTACCTGGTTAAGGTACGTACTTATGATTCATCGACACTGATGAGCCTGATGCGCGGCAAATTCAGCAAGATACCGAACCTGTTAAGCACACGTACTACTATTGTGCTGGAGACGGTGAAAGAACAACAACAATTAGTAATACCTGAAGAATAA
- a CDS encoding EamA family transporter, with protein sequence MTLNKTKQTSTLMVIIAFATVYLVWGSTYFFIRMAIQGIPPLFMGAMRFFTAGIIMLTWCIIKGEKIFIRKSLITSAIVGLLLLGGGNGVVIWVEQTLPSAMVAILVSAAPIWFVLLDRQNWGINFRSRSTVIGLIVGFIGVLLLFGEQLDGMFGSSNSGVKIFSMVLLIFGSISWSAGSIYSKHHPSEGSAAVNVAWQMIIAGIVFLPGSLLNHEFSGLNLSNVPVQSWLALVYLILFGSIAAFSAYVWLLQVRPATQVSTYAYVNPVIAVVLGVLFAREHISLMQISGLVVILVSVLLINLSKYRKDKGTKDIVVKPESGPSKERIHQPHSEATTNELCIAANVK encoded by the coding sequence ATGACACTCAACAAAACCAAACAGACCTCAACTTTAATGGTCATCATTGCCTTCGCAACGGTGTACTTGGTTTGGGGCTCAACGTACTTTTTTATTCGCATGGCTATACAAGGTATCCCACCGCTTTTTATGGGTGCTATGCGATTCTTCACAGCCGGTATCATTATGCTTACCTGGTGTATTATAAAGGGAGAGAAAATATTTATCCGCAAAAGTCTCATTACGTCGGCTATTGTGGGTTTGCTATTGCTGGGTGGGGGCAACGGGGTTGTAATATGGGTAGAACAAACGCTGCCAAGCGCCATGGTTGCCATACTGGTCTCGGCCGCACCTATATGGTTTGTATTGCTGGACAGGCAGAACTGGGGCATCAACTTCAGGAGCAGATCCACCGTCATCGGTCTTATTGTTGGATTTATCGGCGTTTTGCTGCTGTTTGGCGAACAACTGGATGGCATGTTTGGAAGTAGTAATTCGGGCGTAAAGATATTTTCAATGGTACTGCTTATTTTCGGGTCAATTTCATGGTCGGCCGGGTCGATATATTCAAAACACCATCCAAGCGAAGGATCGGCGGCAGTGAATGTAGCGTGGCAAATGATCATAGCGGGTATAGTATTTTTACCAGGAAGCCTGTTGAATCACGAATTTTCGGGACTTAACCTGTCCAATGTGCCGGTACAGTCCTGGCTTGCATTAGTTTATCTTATCCTATTCGGATCAATAGCCGCATTTAGCGCTTATGTGTGGCTGCTGCAGGTTCGGCCTGCAACCCAGGTAAGCACTTATGCATATGTGAACCCGGTTATTGCAGTGGTACTCGGCGTGTTGTTTGCCCGCGAGCATATCAGCCTGATGCAGATAAGTGGGTTGGTGGTAATCCTGGTAAGCGTATTGCTCATTAATTTAAGCAAATACCGCAAGGACAAAGGCACAAAGGACATCGTGGTGAAACCCGAAAGCGGACCGTCAAAAGAACGCATTCATCAGCCACATTCAGAAGCAACAACAAATGAGCTGTGTATCGCGGCCAATGTAAAGTAA
- a CDS encoding response regulator — MKKLVIIDDDPIDHFVMKHALRGKDYFDTTTYTIYGSLILDYIEENRSEPEKLPDVIILDLNMPIFSGWDFLERFQQMQAGIQKNIKVYVLSSSIRPSDKENAERYPFVRSFMSKPLEPAMIDNIANKQYSN, encoded by the coding sequence ATGAAAAAGCTTGTTATTATTGACGATGATCCGATCGATCACTTCGTAATGAAGCACGCCCTCAGGGGTAAAGATTATTTCGATACCACAACCTATACTATTTATGGTTCGCTCATTCTTGATTATATTGAAGAGAATCGTTCGGAACCCGAAAAACTGCCCGATGTGATCATTCTCGATCTCAATATGCCGATATTCAGCGGCTGGGATTTCCTTGAACGGTTTCAGCAAATGCAGGCGGGTATTCAAAAAAACATCAAGGTGTACGTCCTTTCATCGTCTATCAGACCAAGCGACAAGGAAAATGCGGAAAGATATCCATTCGTCAGATCTTTTATGTCGAAGCCATTAGAGCCTGCCATGATCGATAATATAGCGAACAAACAATATTCTAATTAA